A single Pseudomonas sp. DC1.2 DNA region contains:
- a CDS encoding peptidoglycan DD-metalloendopeptidase family protein: MSLTVIAQRMSTTSFQRLVTGLVLSTLLVGCSSTKSSDVRVVDRNNSVAQRPAVTTGQYVVRPKDTLFSIAFRYGWDYKALAARNNIPTPYTIHPGQTIRFDGRSGSTPTAVAAGSDSTPSSSLKTTVIRRQANGSTTSNAVVVPSVASKSAPAPLPPAGPAPTGWGWPSNGILIGKFSSNGSLNKGIDIAGDLGQPVLAASDGTVVYAGSGLRGYGELVIIKHSDTYVSAYGHNRRLLVREGQQVKVGQTIAEMGSTGTDRVKLHFEIRRQGKPVDPLQFLPRR, encoded by the coding sequence GTGAGTCTCACAGTCATTGCGCAGCGTATGAGTACAACGAGCTTTCAGCGCCTGGTGACTGGCCTTGTCTTGAGCACCTTGCTGGTCGGTTGCTCCAGCACTAAATCGAGTGACGTTCGTGTTGTCGATCGCAATAATTCAGTCGCCCAGCGTCCGGCAGTGACAACGGGTCAATATGTCGTTCGGCCTAAAGACACTCTGTTTTCGATCGCCTTTCGCTACGGCTGGGACTACAAGGCCCTTGCCGCTCGAAACAACATTCCTACGCCTTACACGATTCATCCAGGGCAGACGATTCGCTTTGATGGACGCAGCGGCTCAACGCCGACGGCGGTTGCCGCGGGCTCTGACTCAACGCCGTCATCGTCGTTGAAAACGACCGTCATTCGGCGCCAGGCGAACGGGTCAACCACCAGCAACGCCGTGGTTGTACCGTCCGTCGCCAGCAAGTCGGCACCTGCTCCGCTACCGCCTGCAGGACCGGCTCCGACGGGCTGGGGGTGGCCATCTAATGGCATTCTGATTGGAAAATTCTCTTCAAACGGTAGTTTGAATAAAGGAATTGATATCGCCGGAGATTTGGGACAGCCTGTTTTAGCTGCGTCTGATGGGACGGTGGTATACGCCGGGAGTGGCTTAAGGGGCTACGGCGAATTAGTCATCATCAAACACAGTGACACCTACGTCAGTGCCTACGGACATAACCGTAGGCTGTTGGTTCGGGAGGGACAGCAGGTCAAAGTCGGACAGACAATTGCCGAAATGGGGTCAACGGGTACCGACCGGGTGAAACTGCATTTTGAGATTCGCCGACAAGGTAAGCCTGTAGATCCGCTGCAATTCCTGCCACGTCGTTGA
- the rpoS gene encoding RNA polymerase sigma factor RpoS: protein MALSKEVPEFDIDDEVLLMETGIAMDSVSNDEGAAPPSVRAKSKHSASLKQHKYIDYTRALDATQLYLNEIGFSPLLSPEEEVHFARLSQRGDPAGRKRMIESNLRLVVKIARRYVNRGLSLLDLIEEGNLGLIRAVEKFDPERGFRFSTYATWWIRQTIERAIMNQTRTIRLPIHVVKELNVYLRAARELTQKLDHEPSPEEIANLLEKPVAEVKRMLGLNERVSSVDVSLGPDSDKTLLDTLTDDRPTDPCELLQDDDLSQSIDQWLSELTDKQREVVIRRFGLRGHESSTLEDVGLEIGLTRERVRQIQVEGLKRLREILEKNGLSSESLFQ from the coding sequence ATGGCTCTCAGTAAAGAAGTGCCGGAGTTTGACATCGACGATGAGGTACTCCTGATGGAGACCGGCATCGCTATGGATTCGGTGTCGAATGATGAAGGGGCAGCACCACCTTCTGTTCGTGCCAAATCCAAACACTCCGCTTCACTAAAGCAACACAAGTACATCGATTACACGCGGGCGCTTGATGCCACGCAGTTGTACCTCAATGAAATCGGCTTTTCCCCATTGCTCTCCCCGGAAGAAGAAGTCCATTTTGCGCGATTGTCGCAACGTGGCGATCCGGCTGGGCGCAAACGCATGATTGAAAGTAACCTGCGCCTGGTGGTGAAAATCGCTCGGCGTTACGTCAATCGTGGCCTGTCGTTGCTGGACTTGATCGAGGAGGGCAACCTCGGCCTGATCCGTGCAGTGGAAAAGTTCGACCCTGAGCGCGGCTTCCGTTTCTCAACCTACGCGACTTGGTGGATTCGTCAGACCATCGAACGCGCAATCATGAATCAGACCCGGACGATCCGGCTCCCGATTCATGTGGTTAAAGAACTCAACGTGTACCTGAGGGCTGCACGGGAGCTGACGCAAAAGCTCGATCACGAACCCTCACCCGAAGAAATCGCCAATCTGCTGGAAAAACCGGTAGCAGAGGTCAAGCGCATGCTGGGCCTGAACGAGCGAGTTTCTTCGGTCGACGTCTCGCTGGGGCCAGATTCGGATAAAACCCTGCTGGATACCCTTACAGATGACCGCCCCACGGATCCCTGCGAACTGTTGCAGGACGATGACCTCTCACAGAGCATTGATCAGTGGCTTTCGGAACTTACCGACAAGCAACGCGAAGTGGTGATACGCCGCTTCGGCCTGCGCGGTCACGAGAGCAGCACACTTGAAGACGTCGGCCTGGAAATTGGCCTGACCCGGGAACGGGTCAGGCAGATTCAGGTGGAAGGCCTCAAGCGTCTTCGGGAAATTCTCGAAAAGAACGGCCTGTCGAGTGAGTCGCTGTTCCAATAA
- a CDS encoding helix-turn-helix domain-containing protein, translated as MNKYSEQFKLKAVNDFLAGGTSYRVVADLHGIEFGLLRRWVAGYQHHGADGLRKKPRCQHTPDFKLSVLQRMWCTELSYRETTALFNLRNPGQVGIWEQQYYSGGIEALSSRQPGRPAQVPKTPKTPKTSKTTATSARVDLPSREQQLLAEVEYLRMENAYLKKLKALIQADELAARAKKRK; from the coding sequence ATGAATAAATACTCAGAGCAATTCAAGCTTAAAGCGGTAAATGACTTCCTCGCAGGTGGCACCAGCTACCGAGTTGTTGCCGATTTGCATGGAATCGAGTTCGGATTGCTCCGTCGCTGGGTTGCAGGTTATCAACATCATGGAGCTGATGGCCTACGTAAAAAGCCGCGTTGCCAGCACACTCCAGACTTCAAGCTTTCGGTGTTGCAGCGCATGTGGTGTACGGAGCTCTCCTACCGGGAAACCACGGCCTTGTTCAATCTTCGCAATCCCGGCCAAGTGGGCATTTGGGAGCAGCAGTATTACAGTGGAGGCATCGAGGCCTTGTCCTCTCGCCAACCAGGTCGACCTGCCCAAGTGCCGAAAACACCGAAGACGCCGAAGACTTCAAAAACCACCGCGACCTCAGCCCGTGTTGACTTGCCTTCTCGAGAGCAACAACTGCTCGCTGAAGTGGAGTATCTGCGGATGGAAAACGCTTATCTAAAAAAGCTCAAAGCCTTGATCCAGGCAGACGAACTGGCTGCACGCGCCAAAAAGCGTAAATAG
- a CDS encoding IS3 family transposase, giving the protein MNGLLQASGLARSTFYYRQKALQVVDKHALLKTQIKSVFEQHKGRYGYRRTAAAIGNAGTVVNHKTIQRLMGATAEITGQAQAVSFLQRPCGSNST; this is encoded by the coding sequence TTGAACGGTTTGCTTCAGGCCTCGGGCTTGGCGCGCAGTACCTTTTACTACCGGCAGAAAGCGTTGCAGGTAGTCGATAAGCATGCCTTGCTCAAAACCCAAATCAAGTCTGTTTTTGAGCAACACAAGGGTCGTTATGGTTATCGGCGCACCGCCGCCGCGATCGGCAACGCAGGGACTGTGGTGAACCACAAGACAATCCAGCGTCTGATGGGGGCTACAGCTGAAATCACTGGTCAGGCCCAAGCGGTATCGTTCCTACAAAGACCCTGTGGGTCGAATAGCACCTAA
- a CDS encoding DDE-type integrase/transposase/recombinase: MGRIAPNHLARQFEAEHPNQKWVTDITEFKIAGIKLYLSPVLDLYHGEIVAYQMETAPRFSMVSDMLKKALSCLRAHEKPMLHSDCGRWWLLHLFPVVVSHPFQ, translated from the coding sequence GTGGGTCGAATAGCACCTAACCATTTGGCGCGTCAGTTCGAAGCGGAACACCCCAATCAAAAGTGGGTAACTGACATTACAGAGTTCAAAATTGCGGGAATCAAACTGTACCTTTCGCCTGTTCTGGATCTGTATCACGGCGAAATTGTGGCTTACCAAATGGAAACGGCGCCCCGCTTTTCAATGGTGAGCGACATGCTCAAAAAAGCGTTGAGCTGCTTGAGGGCACATGAGAAACCCATGCTGCACTCAGACTGTGGGCGCTGGTGGTTGTTACATTTGTTTCCAGTGGTTGTTAGCCACCCATTCCAGTGA
- a CDS encoding IS3 family transposase (programmed frameshift) — MSNPRYPEEFKIQAVNQVTEKKLPVADVAACLGVSTHSLYAWIKRYSKPQEERQQDDDQHAELRRLRAELKRVTEERDIFKKGRCVLCQGVRLKYAFIKQRADDYSIRRLCLTLKVHPSGYYAWLSEPQSVHAKDDQRLLGLIKHSWLESGGVYGYRKVHDDLREVGEDCGRHRVARLMRLEGLRSQTGYRRRPGKYGGKPAVASPNLLKRQFDVVEPNKVWVTDITCILTYEGWLYLAVVLDLFSRQVVGWSMKSQMTSDLALDALLMAVWRRKPKQEVMVHSDQGRQYSSADWRSFLKANNLVASMSRRGNCHDNAVAESFFQLLKRERIKRKIYTSRQDARSDVFDYIEMFYNAKRRHGFNNHLSPVEFEKRYAMSLQGV, encoded by the exons ATGAGCAACCCTCGTTACCCCGAAGAATTCAAAATCCAGGCGGTCAATCAAGTGACCGAAAAGAAGCTACCCGTCGCTGATGTGGCGGCCTGCCTTGGCGTGTCGACGCATAGCCTATATGCCTGGATAAAGCGCTACAGCAAACCTCAAGAAGAACGACAGCAGGACGATGATCAGCACGCTGAACTGCGTCGGCTGCGAGCGGAACTCAAACGCGTCACTGAAGAGCGAGACATAT TTAAAAAAGGCCGCTGCGTACTTTGCCAAGGAGTGCGGCTGAAGTACGCCTTTATCAAGCAGCGCGCGGACGACTATTCGATTCGACGGCTTTGCCTGACGCTTAAAGTCCATCCCAGCGGTTATTACGCCTGGCTGTCCGAGCCGCAATCGGTACACGCCAAAGACGACCAGCGACTACTGGGTTTGATCAAGCATTCATGGCTAGAGAGCGGCGGCGTTTATGGCTATCGCAAAGTCCATGACGATCTGCGCGAGGTTGGTGAAGACTGTGGCCGGCATCGTGTGGCGAGGCTGATGCGCCTTGAAGGTCTGCGCTCTCAGACAGGGTATCGACGACGCCCTGGCAAGTACGGCGGCAAGCCAGCGGTCGCCTCACCCAATTTGCTGAAGCGCCAGTTTGATGTCGTAGAACCCAACAAAGTTTGGGTCACCGACATCACCTGCATTCTTACGTATGAAGGCTGGCTGTATTTGGCCGTGGTGTTGGATCTGTTTTCTCGTCAGGTCGTTGGCTGGTCAATGAAGTCGCAGATGACCAGTGATTTGGCCCTTGACGCGTTGTTGATGGCGGTTTGGAGGCGTAAACCGAAGCAAGAGGTGATGGTTCATTCCGACCAGGGCCGCCAGTACAGCAGCGCCGATTGGCGCAGTTTTTTGAAGGCGAACAATTTGGTTGCCAGCATGAGTCGCCGAGGCAACTGTCATGACAACGCCGTGGCCGAAAGCTTCTTCCAACTTCTGAAACGGGAACGGATCAAGCGGAAAATCTACACCTCGCGGCAAGATGCGCGTAGTGATGTGTTCGATTACATCGAGATGTTCTACAACGCAAAACGCCGTCATGGTTTCAACAATCACCTGTCACCGGTAGAGTTTGAAAAGCGTTACGCAATGAGCTTGCAAGGTGTCTAG
- the fdxA gene encoding ferredoxin FdxA, translated as MTFVVTDNCIKCKYTDCVEVCPVDCFYEGPNFLVIHPDECIDCALCEPECPAVAIFSEDEVPEEMQEFIQLNVDLAEIWPNITEKKESLPDAEEWDGVKGKIKELER; from the coding sequence ATGACCTTCGTCGTCACCGACAACTGCATCAAGTGCAAGTACACCGATTGCGTAGAAGTCTGTCCGGTGGACTGCTTTTACGAAGGCCCGAACTTCCTGGTGATTCACCCGGATGAGTGCATCGACTGCGCACTGTGCGAACCAGAATGCCCAGCCGTGGCCATCTTCTCCGAAGATGAAGTCCCGGAAGAGATGCAGGAATTCATTCAGTTGAACGTTGATCTGGCCGAAATCTGGCCGAACATCACCGAGAAGAAAGAGTCGCTGCCCGATGCCGAAGAGTGGGATGGCGTCAAAGGCAAGATCAAAGAGCTCGAACGCTGA
- the mutS gene encoding DNA mismatch repair protein MutS, which produces MSDLSSHTPMMQQYWRLKNQHPDQLMFYRMGDFYEIFYEDAKKASKLLDITLTARGQSAGQAIPMCGIPYHAAEGYLAKLVKLGESVVICEQVGDPATSKGPVDRQVVRIITPGTVSDEALLDERRDNLIAAVLGDERLFGLAVLDITSGNFSVLEIKGWGNLLAELERVNPVELMIPDDWPKDLPAEKRRGVRRRAPWDFERDSALKSLCQQFSTQDLKGFGCENLTLAIGAAGCLLSYAKETQRTALPHLRSLRHERLDDTVVLDGASRRNLELDTNLAGGRENTLQSVVDRCQTAMGSRLLTRWLNRPLRDLTVLLARQTSITCLLDGYRFEKLQPQLKEIGDIERILARIGLRNARPRDLARLRDALGALPELQLAMTELEAPHIIQLAATTSTYPELAALLEKAINDNPPAVIRDGGVLKTGYDAELDDLQSLSENAGQFLIDLEAREKARTGLSHLKVGYNRIHGYFIELPSKQAESAPADYIRRQTLKGAERFITPELKAFEDKALSAKSRALAREKMLYEALLEDLISQLPPLQDTAAALAELDVLSNLAERALNLDLNCPRFVSEPCMRISQGRHPVVEQVLSTPFVANDLSLDDNTRMLVITGPNMGGKSTYMRQTALIVLLAHIGSFVPAASCELSLVDRIFTRIGSSDDLAGGRSTFMVEMSETANILHNATDRSLVLMDEVGRGTSTFDGLSLAWAAAERLAHLRAYTLFATHYFELTVLPESEPLVANVHLNATEHNERIVFLHHVLPGPASQSYGLAVAQLAGVPSEVIVRAREHLGRLESTALPHEVPKAAKGKPAAPQQSDMFASLPHPVLDELAKLDLDNLTPRRALEMLYTLKTRI; this is translated from the coding sequence ATCTCCGACTTGTCCTCCCACACGCCGATGATGCAACAGTACTGGCGACTGAAGAACCAGCACCCTGACCAGCTGATGTTCTACCGCATGGGCGACTTCTACGAGATCTTCTATGAAGATGCGAAGAAGGCTTCCAAATTGCTGGACATCACCCTCACCGCCCGTGGGCAATCGGCGGGTCAGGCGATCCCTATGTGTGGGATTCCTTACCACGCTGCCGAAGGTTATCTGGCGAAACTGGTCAAGCTCGGTGAGTCGGTAGTGATCTGTGAGCAGGTCGGAGACCCGGCCACCAGCAAAGGGCCAGTGGATCGTCAGGTGGTGCGGATCATCACACCGGGAACGGTGAGTGATGAAGCGTTGCTGGATGAGCGTCGGGATAACTTGATCGCCGCGGTGCTGGGCGACGAGCGCCTGTTCGGTCTGGCGGTGCTGGACATCACCAGCGGCAACTTCAGCGTGCTCGAAATCAAAGGCTGGGGAAACCTGCTGGCGGAACTGGAACGGGTCAACCCGGTGGAGCTGATGATCCCGGATGATTGGCCGAAGGATCTGCCAGCGGAAAAACGCCGTGGGGTTCGTCGTCGTGCGCCGTGGGATTTCGAGCGTGACTCGGCGCTGAAAAGTCTCTGCCAGCAGTTTTCCACCCAAGACCTTAAAGGCTTCGGTTGCGAGAACCTGACCCTGGCCATCGGCGCTGCCGGTTGCCTGCTCAGCTACGCCAAGGAAACCCAGCGCACCGCCCTGCCGCACTTGCGCAGCCTGCGCCACGAACGTCTGGATGACACCGTGGTGCTCGATGGCGCGAGCCGTCGCAACCTGGAACTGGACACCAACCTGGCCGGCGGTCGCGAGAACACGCTGCAATCGGTAGTTGATCGCTGCCAGACAGCCATGGGCAGCCGCTTGTTGACCCGCTGGTTGAACCGCCCACTGCGTGACTTGACGGTATTACTGGCGCGCCAGACCTCAATCACCTGCCTGCTGGATGGTTACCGTTTCGAAAAGCTGCAACCACAGCTCAAGGAAATAGGCGACATCGAGCGGATTCTGGCACGGATCGGTCTGCGTAACGCTCGTCCTCGTGACTTGGCACGTCTGCGTGATGCCCTCGGCGCGTTGCCCGAGCTGCAACTGGCGATGACCGAGCTCGAAGCCCCGCACATCATTCAACTGGCCGCGACCACCAGCACCTACCCGGAACTGGCAGCGCTGTTGGAAAAAGCTATTAATGACAACCCGCCGGCGGTGATTCGTGACGGTGGCGTGTTGAAAACCGGTTACGACGCCGAGTTGGACGACCTGCAATCGCTCAGCGAAAACGCCGGGCAGTTCCTGATCGACCTTGAAGCTCGCGAAAAGGCCCGCACCGGCCTGTCGCACCTGAAAGTCGGCTACAACCGCATTCACGGTTACTTCATTGAGTTGCCAAGCAAGCAAGCCGAGTCGGCGCCGGCAGATTACATTCGGCGCCAGACGCTCAAAGGTGCCGAGCGCTTCATCACGCCGGAGCTGAAGGCGTTCGAAGACAAGGCGTTGTCAGCCAAGAGTCGCGCCCTGGCCCGCGAGAAGATGCTTTACGAAGCGTTGCTTGAAGACCTGATCTCGCAGCTCCCGCCGCTGCAGGACACCGCCGCCGCCCTGGCCGAACTCGATGTACTGAGCAACCTCGCCGAGCGTGCGCTGAACCTCGACCTGAACTGCCCGCGCTTCGTCAGCGAGCCATGCATGCGCATCAGCCAGGGTCGTCACCCGGTGGTCGAGCAAGTACTGAGCACACCGTTCGTGGCCAACGACCTGAGCCTCGACGACAACACGCGCATGCTGGTCATCACCGGCCCGAACATGGGCGGTAAATCCACCTACATGCGTCAGACGGCATTGATCGTGTTGCTGGCCCACATTGGCAGTTTTGTGCCGGCAGCCAGCTGCGAACTGTCGCTGGTGGACCGGATCTTCACCCGGATCGGTTCCAGCGATGACCTGGCGGGCGGTCGTTCGACGTTCATGGTCGAAATGAGCGAAACAGCGAATATTTTGCACAACGCCACCGACCGCAGCCTGGTGTTGATGGACGAAGTCGGTCGCGGCACCAGCACGTTCGATGGTCTGTCGCTGGCTTGGGCGGCGGCCGAACGTTTGGCCCATCTGCGCGCCTACACACTGTTCGCCACCCACTATTTCGAATTGACCGTGTTGCCGGAATCCGAGCCGCTGGTGGCCAACGTGCATCTCAACGCCACCGAGCACAACGAACGCATCGTGTTCCTGCACCACGTGCTGCCCGGCCCTGCCAGCCAGAGCTACGGCCTGGCAGTTGCACAACTGGCTGGCGTGCCGAGCGAAGTGATCGTGCGTGCCCGCGAGCATTTGGGCCGCCTGGAATCCACGGCGCTACCGCATGAAGTGCCCAAGGCAGCCAAAGGCAAACCGGCCGCGCCGCAGCAGAGCGACATGTTCGCCAGCCTGCCGCATCCGGTCCTTGATGAACTGGCCAAGCTCGACCTGGATAACCTCACACCACGCAGGGCGCTGGAAATGCTCTATACATTAAAGACACGGATCTAA
- a CDS encoding XRE family transcriptional regulator, which produces MQKRNVSIVLRALLDQHGISPTELHRRTGVPQSTLSRILSGKIVDPSDKHISKIAEYFAVSTDQLRGRSDVALAATAGRDQLHSELKDISLWDDDTPIDDDEVSVPFLREVELAAGSGRFVIEESERSSLRFGKRSLRHNGVQFDQAKCVTVRGNSMLPVLRDGATVGVNAGKCAIGDIIDGDLYAINHNGQLRVKQLYRLPTGIRLRSFNRDEHPDEDYTFQEIQEEQIVILGHVFWWGMYAR; this is translated from the coding sequence ATGCAAAAACGCAACGTTTCTATCGTCTTAAGAGCACTGCTCGATCAGCACGGGATCTCCCCCACGGAGCTTCACCGTCGTACCGGCGTGCCCCAATCTACGCTTTCGCGGATTCTCAGCGGGAAGATCGTCGATCCTTCGGATAAACACATCTCGAAGATCGCTGAGTACTTTGCGGTGAGTACCGATCAATTGCGCGGGCGCTCGGATGTTGCGCTTGCTGCTACTGCCGGACGCGATCAATTGCATTCGGAACTCAAGGACATAAGTCTGTGGGACGACGATACGCCTATCGATGACGATGAGGTGTCAGTCCCCTTTCTTCGAGAGGTTGAATTGGCTGCTGGATCAGGAAGATTCGTCATTGAGGAAAGCGAGCGCTCTAGCTTGCGTTTCGGCAAGCGCAGCCTGCGGCATAACGGCGTGCAATTCGACCAGGCCAAATGCGTCACGGTGCGCGGCAACAGCATGTTGCCGGTGCTGCGCGACGGCGCCACCGTTGGCGTGAATGCCGGTAAATGTGCGATTGGCGACATCATTGATGGTGATCTGTACGCCATCAACCATAACGGCCAGTTGCGGGTCAAACAGCTCTATCGCCTGCCAACCGGGATCCGCCTGCGCAGCTTCAATCGCGATGAGCACCCGGACGAGGACTATACCTTCCAGGAAATCCAGGAAGAACAGATCGTCATCCTCGGTCACGTCTTCTGGTGGGGCATGTACGCCCGCTAA
- a CDS encoding phage holin family protein, with the protein MTNEQQALLDMPIWLVIVLALVGGVSGEMWRADKEGARGWALLRRLALRSGACVICGVSAIMLLYAAGVSIWTACAFGCLTAMAGADVAIGLYERWAAKRIGVSDVPPRLDQQ; encoded by the coding sequence ATGACAAACGAGCAACAAGCGTTGCTGGACATGCCGATCTGGCTTGTCATCGTCCTCGCCCTGGTGGGCGGGGTGTCCGGCGAAATGTGGCGCGCCGACAAGGAAGGCGCCAGGGGCTGGGCGCTGTTGCGGCGCCTGGCGTTGCGCTCTGGTGCCTGCGTGATCTGCGGGGTCTCGGCCATCATGTTGCTGTACGCCGCCGGCGTGTCGATCTGGACCGCGTGTGCCTTTGGTTGCCTCACGGCGATGGCTGGAGCGGACGTTGCTATCGGGCTTTATGAGCGCTGGGCTGCTAAGCGGATAGGTGTCAGTGATGTACCGCCGCGTCTGGATCAACAATAA
- a CDS encoding phage baseplate assembly protein V has product MFDVLLRMQLGPIIERLAQMETELEDLYRRADSFCRIGVCQEVDAATNTCKVSHGELLTPAIRFFNPSAGAQSESRIPSVGEQCLLLNHGGGEGGGQSVALFGLNSGQFPPVSTQPSLNRRLYQDGTESSYDDASHVLHWKNGPAEFIGSRESLELNIGSARLALTPEAITLQLGAVGVLLNASGVHLSGPVVDHQGRVISPV; this is encoded by the coding sequence ATGTTTGATGTGCTGCTACGTATGCAACTGGGCCCGATCATCGAGCGCCTGGCACAGATGGAAACCGAACTCGAAGACTTGTATCGACGTGCCGACAGCTTTTGTCGCATCGGCGTGTGCCAGGAAGTCGATGCGGCCACCAACACCTGCAAGGTCAGCCATGGTGAATTACTCACCCCGGCGATCCGGTTTTTCAACCCCAGCGCCGGGGCACAGAGCGAGTCGCGGATTCCTTCCGTGGGCGAGCAATGTCTGTTGCTGAACCATGGGGGCGGCGAGGGCGGCGGGCAGTCAGTGGCGCTGTTCGGCCTTAACAGCGGTCAATTTCCGCCAGTCTCGACACAGCCTTCGTTGAACCGCCGCTTGTATCAGGACGGCACCGAAAGCAGTTACGACGACGCTAGCCATGTCCTGCACTGGAAGAACGGACCAGCCGAATTTATCGGTTCTCGCGAGTCACTCGAACTGAATATCGGCTCGGCCCGACTGGCCCTGACGCCCGAGGCGATCACCTTGCAACTGGGGGCGGTTGGCGTGCTGCTCAACGCGTCCGGTGTGCATCTGAGCGGCCCGGTGGTGGATCACCAGGGCCGTGTCATCAGTCCGGTATAA
- a CDS encoding phage baseplate protein has product MIGIDRDTGAAVDDWLQFVQRATRALTTPLGTRQKRPFYGCQITELLGKNLGDDLLILAQSHAAQAFYNKHNGIDDFEPQVIVASRYGAGLLLRFAGTWKNRQQSFEVVA; this is encoded by the coding sequence ATGATCGGAATCGATAGAGACACCGGAGCAGCAGTCGATGACTGGCTGCAGTTTGTACAACGTGCGACCCGGGCACTGACCACACCTTTGGGTACTCGCCAAAAGCGTCCTTTTTACGGCTGCCAAATCACAGAGTTGCTGGGGAAGAACCTCGGTGACGACCTGCTGATTCTGGCGCAAAGCCATGCTGCCCAAGCGTTCTATAACAAGCACAACGGCATCGATGATTTTGAGCCCCAAGTCATTGTGGCCAGTCGATACGGCGCCGGGTTGCTGTTGCGTTTTGCGGGCACCTGGAAAAACCGCCAACAGTCCTTTGAGGTGGTGGCATGA
- a CDS encoding baseplate J/gp47 family protein gives MSMLIPGQNQLAEPSIVVVEAFEDLLAEFKTFVVDYVGARSPESAAKLSVSLENQSELLTLALEAFCVRLQTHERKYNARIKQMLAWWATGSNLDARLADMGLERQLLDPGDPAAFPSIPPVYESDDDARLRYYLAPHAPAAGSRMQYRREVFTLGERPVVKVESAAAGVVTVTYTFDPDGFAAQVKDGNGRRTAPGEVMVTVLTRGGDGTPSDDLLDGVRQHFARPDVCPETDHVSVQGAQIKTYKIRVVAKINAGPDSGLTKVAAQQQLQAYADACHRLEGRVDPSWIDYTLHSAGAVQLQILEPLAPIVTTASQAPYCTGIEVEVDTL, from the coding sequence ATGAGTATGTTGATACCCGGCCAGAACCAACTGGCCGAACCGTCGATTGTCGTTGTCGAAGCGTTCGAGGACCTCCTCGCAGAGTTCAAGACCTTCGTCGTTGATTACGTCGGCGCCCGCTCTCCCGAGAGCGCGGCAAAGTTGAGCGTCAGCCTGGAAAACCAAAGTGAATTGCTGACCCTGGCCCTCGAAGCTTTTTGTGTGCGGCTACAAACTCACGAACGCAAATACAATGCCCGCATCAAGCAGATGCTGGCGTGGTGGGCTACGGGCAGCAACCTCGATGCACGTCTGGCGGACATGGGCCTTGAACGCCAATTGCTGGACCCTGGCGACCCGGCGGCATTCCCGTCGATCCCACCGGTTTATGAAAGCGACGACGACGCCCGGCTACGTTACTACCTGGCGCCTCATGCACCGGCAGCGGGCTCGCGGATGCAGTATCGCCGTGAGGTGTTCACCCTCGGCGAACGACCTGTCGTGAAAGTCGAAAGCGCTGCTGCGGGTGTGGTGACCGTCACCTACACCTTCGATCCGGACGGCTTCGCGGCGCAGGTCAAGGATGGCAACGGACGCCGTACCGCGCCGGGCGAAGTGATGGTCACCGTGCTGACAAGGGGGGGCGATGGTACGCCGTCCGATGACCTGCTTGACGGCGTCCGCCAGCATTTTGCGCGGCCGGATGTCTGCCCCGAAACCGACCACGTTTCTGTGCAAGGCGCACAAATCAAGACTTATAAAATTCGTGTCGTGGCGAAGATCAACGCCGGCCCGGATTCGGGGCTGACCAAGGTCGCTGCGCAACAACAATTACAAGCGTATGCCGATGCGTGTCATCGGCTGGAAGGGCGGGTTGATCCGAGCTGGATCGACTACACGCTGCACAGTGCCGGCGCGGTTCAACTGCAAATCCTTGAGCCGTTGGCGCCGATTGTGACGACGGCTTCTCAGGCCCCGTACTGCACGGGCATTGAGGTCGAGGTGGACACGTTATGA